A stretch of Aerococcaceae bacterium zg-252 DNA encodes these proteins:
- the gatA gene encoding Asp-tRNA(Asn)/Glu-tRNA(Gln) amidotransferase subunit GatA has product MTVFPQTITEIKKGLKQGDFTAVELVEHTYRQIDEIDAKVESFLALNKEAALEAARLADERGYGDDAPVLNGVPIAVKDNIVTKGLTTTAASKMLEDFVPTYDATVVEKLKAAGAIIIGKVNLDEFAMGASTERSAYKITRNPWNLDRVPGGSSGGSGAVVASRQVPASLGTDTGGSIRQPAAFNGIVGLKPTYGTVSRYGLIAFGSSLDQIGPMTLTVEDNVLLLDVIAGHDVHDSTSLSDLPMNYGAKIGQSLEGMKIAFPKEYKAEVIAPEIREAMEQAAAYFQSQGAIVEEVSLPLLKYGINVYYIISSAEASSNLQRFDGVRYGYRSESAKTLEQVYVQSRSEGFGEEVKRRIMLGTYSLSSGQFDKFFKQAAQVRTMIKQELDRVFAEYDVIMGPTTTSTAFEIGGRVKDPIAMYVEDLLTVTANIAGLPGISIPAGFDQAGLPIGLQLMAKPLDEATLYQVAYDFERSHDFAAKAPVL; this is encoded by the coding sequence ATGACGGTTTTTCCACAAACGATTACTGAAATCAAAAAAGGATTAAAACAAGGCGATTTTACAGCAGTTGAATTAGTCGAGCATACTTATCGCCAAATCGATGAAATTGATGCAAAAGTTGAAAGTTTTTTAGCATTGAATAAAGAAGCAGCCTTAGAAGCAGCGAGATTGGCTGATGAACGTGGATATGGTGATGATGCGCCAGTATTAAATGGTGTGCCGATTGCTGTCAAAGATAATATCGTAACGAAAGGCTTAACGACAACGGCAGCCAGTAAAATGTTGGAAGATTTTGTGCCAACTTATGATGCGACAGTAGTTGAAAAATTAAAAGCAGCCGGTGCAATCATTATCGGAAAAGTGAACTTAGATGAGTTTGCGATGGGAGCATCAACGGAGCGTTCAGCATATAAAATTACACGTAACCCGTGGAATTTAGACCGTGTACCAGGTGGTTCATCTGGTGGTTCAGGAGCGGTTGTTGCCAGCCGTCAAGTACCAGCAAGTTTAGGGACAGATACTGGTGGTAGTATTCGTCAACCAGCAGCATTTAATGGGATTGTTGGTTTAAAACCAACTTACGGAACAGTATCACGTTACGGATTAATTGCATTTGGTTCATCATTAGACCAAATCGGGCCAATGACATTAACTGTTGAAGATAATGTTTTATTATTAGATGTGATTGCAGGACATGATGTGCATGACTCAACGAGTTTATCAGATTTACCGATGAATTATGGTGCTAAAATTGGACAATCACTTGAAGGTATGAAAATTGCTTTTCCTAAGGAATATAAAGCAGAAGTAATTGCACCCGAAATTCGTGAAGCAATGGAACAAGCTGCTGCATACTTCCAAAGTCAAGGTGCGATTGTAGAAGAAGTATCGTTACCATTATTGAAATACGGTATTAATGTGTATTACATCATTTCATCTGCAGAAGCGTCATCTAACTTGCAACGTTTTGACGGAGTTCGTTACGGTTATCGTTCTGAATCTGCTAAAACATTAGAGCAAGTATATGTGCAATCACGTAGCGAAGGTTTTGGTGAAGAAGTAAAACGTCGTATTATGTTAGGAACTTATAGTTTAAGTTCAGGTCAATTTGACAAATTCTTTAAACAAGCAGCTCAAGTAAGAACAATGATTAAACAAGAGCTAGACCGAGTTTTTGCAGAATATGATGTGATTATGGGACCTACAACAACGAGTACAGCCTTTGAAATTGGTGGTCGTGTTAAAGATCCAATCGCAATGTATGTGGAAGACTTATTGACAGTTACGGCAAATATTGCAGGATTACCTGGTATTTCAATTCCTGCAGGATTTGATCAAGCTGGCTTACCGATTGGGTTACAATTAATGGCGAAACCATTAGATGAAGCGACCTTGTATCAAGTAGCATATGATTTTGAACGCAGCCATGATTTCGCTGCTAAAGCACCAGTATTATAG
- the gatC gene encoding Asp-tRNA(Asn)/Glu-tRNA(Gln) amidotransferase subunit GatC: MTERDEILRVANLAKLTFDEANLDAFASEFGSIIELVEHLQEVDTTGVEPTYHGNDLINIFREDKVIRGTQREDFLANAKTTQDGFIKVPAIIESEEA, from the coding sequence ATGACAGAACGTGATGAAATTCTACGTGTAGCCAACTTAGCAAAATTAACGTTTGATGAAGCGAATTTAGATGCCTTTGCAAGTGAATTTGGTAGTATTATTGAATTAGTTGAACATTTACAAGAAGTAGACACAACAGGTGTTGAGCCTACATATCATGGTAATGATTTAATTAATATATTTCGTGAAGATAAAGTGATTCGTGGTACGCAGCGTGAAGACTTCTTAGCTAATGCTAAAACGACACAAGACGGATTTATTAAAGTACCAGCAATTATTGAAAGTGAGGAGGCATAA
- a CDS encoding CamS family sex pheromone protein, which yields MNKKWLKVTTYCSLVALLSGCLSNLDEEVSESSSSADQVAVQSTENQLSSDFYRAVITDGRYEMGIVASSNTNLSSAGNVLAFEEGLMRISKGIFPTEQYFLREGQIINEETMTSWLARESENNPEGLNPSLARNERETQNQTTDENDETENSETTQDNSQVIVDSSSTPIYLTQVMEKNLMVETEDGYALAGIVIGLAMNSVYEYTDSEGVHYEQEISLGEMRERARSYANIIVGRLRNTEALRSIPIVVGLFRQSGANDIVGGTYVMHGISREGNYISDWTEQNEYRVALPMVNRSDYNEQYNYFNNFMSQVNNFFPHLNGITGDALYIDNALASLNIKIVTQFYQQTEITALAQHVTDVANSQLPEGVPIEISIVSAHGAEALISKTANDTQFKAHIYEQ from the coding sequence ATGAATAAAAAATGGCTAAAAGTGACGACATATTGTTCGCTCGTAGCTCTATTGTCGGGCTGCTTGAGTAATTTGGATGAAGAAGTGAGTGAATCTTCTAGTTCAGCAGACCAAGTAGCCGTGCAATCAACAGAAAATCAGCTGTCGAGTGATTTTTATCGTGCCGTCATTACTGATGGACGTTATGAAATGGGAATTGTTGCTAGCAGTAATACTAATCTTAGTTCAGCAGGAAATGTGTTAGCTTTTGAAGAGGGATTAATGCGTATTAGTAAAGGGATTTTCCCTACGGAACAATATTTCTTGCGTGAAGGTCAGATTATTAATGAAGAAACGATGACGAGTTGGTTAGCACGTGAATCAGAAAATAATCCAGAAGGATTGAATCCGTCATTAGCACGCAATGAAAGAGAAACGCAAAACCAAACAACAGATGAAAATGATGAAACAGAAAATAGTGAAACAACACAAGACAATTCACAGGTGATTGTTGATTCATCTTCAACCCCAATTTATTTAACGCAAGTAATGGAAAAAAACTTAATGGTTGAGACGGAAGACGGTTATGCATTGGCTGGAATTGTTATTGGTTTAGCAATGAATAGTGTCTATGAGTATACGGACAGTGAAGGGGTTCATTATGAGCAAGAAATTTCATTAGGTGAAATGCGTGAACGAGCACGTTCGTATGCGAACATCATCGTGGGTCGTTTGCGTAATACGGAAGCTTTGCGTTCGATTCCGATTGTAGTCGGATTATTTAGACAGTCTGGGGCTAATGATATTGTCGGTGGAACCTATGTAATGCATGGTATTTCACGTGAAGGAAATTATATTTCTGATTGGACTGAACAAAATGAATATCGTGTCGCTTTACCAATGGTAAATCGTTCTGATTATAATGAGCAGTATAATTATTTTAATAATTTTATGAGCCAAGTAAATAATTTCTTCCCGCATTTAAATGGAATTACTGGGGATGCTCTTTATATTGATAATGCATTAGCATCATTGAATATTAAAATTGTAACGCAGTTTTATCAACAGACTGAGATTACGGCTTTAGCTCAGCATGTTACAGATGTGGCGAATAGTCAACTTCCAGAGGGAGTACCGATTGAAATTAGTATTGTATCTGCACATGGAGCAGAAGCATTGATTTCTAAAACGGCAAATGATACACAATTTAAAGCACATATTTATGAACAATAA
- the ligA gene encoding NAD-dependent DNA ligase LigA: MTNHYTQTDLQQLIQQLNDYAYHYYVLDAPIATDAQYDALYHQVEQIEKQHPEWITPESPTQRIGDQLLDGFKKVSHAQAMYSLGNAFNETDIESFIDRVTKAATGPVQFMCECKIDGLAVALTYENGRFVRGATRGDGTIGEDITTNLRTIPSIPLTLRQAATVEVRGEAYMPKEVFASLNAKRDEQGEVPLANPRNAAAGALRQINPQAAKERQLNIFLYGAVVNESFNPNSQADLFDQLQEMGLRTNAFRRLCDTKEEVMAFIHEVGQARHDLPYDIDGVVIKVNDFQQQAALGFTVKAPRWAIAYKFPAEIAKTVVQQVEWTVGRTGVVTPTAVMNPVFLAGTTVQRATLHNIDFIENLDVRIGDTVHLHKAGDIIPEVIEVVLAERPSDSQPLAIPTHCPECQTLLEQADGEVALRCVNPLCPAQQVAQLSHFVSRDAMNIVGLGKRIIEQLVQKELVQTPADLYALMQEDFLTLDKVKEKSAQKMLAAIEDSKNQSVERLLFGLGIRHVGAKAARLMAETFGDITRIMEATQEELSAIEGLGAIISQSVIRYFSQPTSRALIERFSQLGVQLSYQGVTIEAADLADSFWLNKTVVITGTFEQFSRNDLKAILEQQGAKVTGSVSKKTDIVVAGEAAGSKLTKAEELGIDIMDEAMLLQELKLQ; this comes from the coding sequence ATGACAAATCATTATACTCAAACGGATTTACAACAATTAATTCAACAATTAAATGATTATGCGTATCATTACTATGTACTTGACGCACCGATTGCGACTGATGCCCAATATGATGCCTTGTATCATCAAGTTGAACAAATTGAAAAGCAACATCCAGAATGGATTACGCCAGAATCGCCAACTCAACGAATAGGTGATCAATTGTTGGACGGATTTAAAAAAGTAAGTCATGCGCAAGCGATGTATAGTTTAGGGAATGCATTTAACGAGACGGATATTGAAAGTTTTATTGACCGTGTGACTAAAGCGGCAACTGGACCTGTGCAATTTATGTGTGAATGTAAAATTGACGGTCTCGCTGTCGCATTGACTTATGAAAATGGACGTTTTGTTCGAGGTGCAACTCGTGGTGACGGTACTATTGGAGAAGATATTACGACAAATTTGCGTACTATTCCGTCAATTCCATTGACTTTACGTCAAGCTGCCACTGTGGAAGTACGTGGCGAAGCGTATATGCCTAAAGAAGTATTTGCTTCCTTAAATGCTAAGCGTGATGAACAAGGAGAAGTACCTTTAGCCAATCCACGCAATGCAGCAGCCGGTGCACTTAGACAAATTAATCCACAAGCAGCTAAAGAGCGTCAATTGAATATCTTTTTATATGGCGCAGTGGTAAATGAGTCATTTAATCCCAATTCTCAAGCCGATTTATTTGACCAATTACAAGAAATGGGACTGCGAACGAATGCTTTTCGACGACTCTGTGATACTAAAGAAGAAGTTATGGCATTTATCCATGAAGTAGGACAGGCTCGTCATGATTTGCCTTATGATATTGACGGTGTTGTCATTAAAGTCAATGATTTTCAGCAGCAGGCAGCTTTAGGTTTTACGGTCAAAGCACCACGTTGGGCGATTGCTTATAAATTTCCGGCGGAGATTGCTAAGACAGTTGTGCAACAAGTTGAGTGGACAGTAGGTCGTACTGGTGTTGTCACACCGACAGCAGTGATGAATCCAGTCTTTTTAGCAGGGACTACTGTTCAACGAGCAACCTTGCATAATATTGATTTCATTGAAAATTTAGATGTACGTATTGGGGACACGGTTCATTTACATAAAGCAGGCGATATTATTCCGGAAGTCATTGAAGTGGTATTAGCAGAGCGACCGAGTGATAGTCAGCCATTAGCGATTCCTACCCATTGCCCTGAATGTCAAACGCTATTGGAACAGGCTGACGGGGAAGTGGCATTGCGTTGTGTAAATCCATTATGCCCAGCACAACAAGTAGCACAATTGTCGCATTTTGTATCACGTGATGCGATGAATATTGTAGGATTAGGCAAACGTATTATTGAACAGTTAGTGCAAAAAGAATTAGTACAGACACCAGCTGATTTATATGCTTTAATGCAAGAAGATTTTCTTACATTAGATAAGGTTAAGGAGAAGTCTGCTCAAAAAATGCTTGCAGCCATTGAAGATAGTAAAAATCAATCGGTAGAGCGACTTTTATTTGGTTTAGGTATACGTCATGTTGGCGCAAAAGCAGCTAGATTAATGGCTGAAACCTTTGGTGATATTACTCGAATCATGGAGGCGACACAGGAAGAACTGAGTGCGATAGAGGGCTTAGGTGCGATTATTAGTCAATCGGTGATACGCTATTTTAGTCAGCCAACTTCAAGAGCGTTAATTGAAAGATTTTCTCAGCTAGGAGTGCAATTATCGTATCAAGGTGTTACAATAGAAGCAGCCGATTTAGCAGATAGTTTTTGGTTAAATAAAACGGTTGTGATTACCGGAACATTTGAACAATTTAGTCGTAATGATTTGAAAGCAATCCTTGAGCAGCAAGGTGCGAAAGTGACGGGTAGTGTTTCGAAAAAAACGGATATAGTAGTGGCAGGAGAAGCTGCCGGTAGTAAATTAACTAAAGCAGAGGAATTAGGCATCGACATCATGGACGAAGCTATGTTATTGCAGGAGTTAAAACTGCAATAA